Part of the Thermoanaerobaculia bacterium genome is shown below.
CCAGCCGAGGTAACTGAGCCATCCGAGCCATCCGAGCCATAGGAGCCATCCGCCCTATCCGAGCCACCAGAGCTATCTGAGCTACCTGAGCGATCCGAGCCATCAGAGCCAGCCGAGGTAACTGAGCCATCCGAGCCACTAGAGCCACCCAAGCCCTTCGAGCTACCCGAGCCAGCCGAGTCATCTGAGCCATGGTCGTCTCCGAGAACATCCGCATCGCCTTTCGCGCCCTGCGCGCCAACAAGATGCGCTCGATGCTGACGACGCTCGGCATCATCATCGGCGTGGCGGCGGTGATCGCGGTGGTCTCGATCGTCCAGGGCCTGCAGTTCATGATCACGAAGGAGCTCCAGGGGGTCGGAGCGACGTACGTGATGGTGCTGCCGAAGGTGGAACAGAATCAGGGTCCCGGGGTCCTCGCCCGTCAGGTGAAGCTCACCTGGGATGACGGGCAGGCGATCCGCGACCGCATCTCCGGTATCCGCCTCATCACCCCGCTCATCGCCGCGCCGGCGCAGCTCGTGAAGTACGGCGAGCGCCAGCACACGGTGCAGTATCTCTTCGGCGTCTCGCAGGACTGGCCGGAGGTGAACAACCACGAGGTGGACCAGGGGCGGTTCTTCTCGCGGGTGGACATGGTGCACCGGCGGAAGGTCGCGGTGATCGGCCAGAAGGTGGCGGAGGAGCTGGGCCTCACGGATCCGGTCGGCAAGGAGGTCTACGTCGGCTCGCTGCCGGTCTCGATCATCGGCGTGATGGAGAAGCGCGGCCAGGCGCTCGGCCAGAACATGGACGACCTGGTCTTCATCCCGTTCGACACGGCGGTGAATCTGCTCGGCCGCTCGGCCGGCGACCAGATCCAGTTGCGGCTCCAGGCCGTCGACGCCGCCTCGGTGGATCAGGTGAAGGACGGCATCACGCAGCTCCTGCGCCAGCGCCACAAGATCGCCGAAGGCCAGCCGAACGACTTCGACGTCATGCTGCAGGACGAGATCCTGAAATCCGTCGGCTCGATCCTCGGCATGATCACCACGGTAATCGGCGCCGTCGTCGGCGTCGCCCTCCTCGTCGGCGGCATCGGCATCATGAACATCATGCTGGTCTCCGTGACGGAGCGCACCCGAGAGATCGGCGTCCGCAAAGCCGTTGGCGCCAGACGCCAGGACATCCTCGTCCAGTTCATGATCGAAGCCGTCACCCTGAGCCTGGTAGGAGGCGGCATAGGTCTCGCGGCAGGCTGGGGCCTCGGCGCCCTAGTCTCCTCCCTCCTCCCCGGCGACTGGCCCCCCGCCCACGTCCCCTTCTGGGCCATCCTCATCGCCGTCGGCTTCAGCGCCGTGGTCGGGATCTTCTTCGGGATCTATCCGGCGGGGAAGGCCAGTCGTCTCGATCCGATCGACGCGTTGCGGTACGAGTAGGGAACTCGCCAAGGTGCCGACGCTCCGCAAAGCGATCTCGGACCGCCTCCGCGCCAGAGGCTTCCGACGTATCGACGGCGGCAAGCACCTGCTGACGCTCGACCCGGAGTGGTCGCTCTACGTCGACACCGGCACGCTCGGCACGGCGACAGGGATCGCCCCCTGGGTAGGACTGCGCAGCGAAGCGATCGAGTCCGCCCGCGCCGAGCTGATGAAGGTTCCGAGTTTCCCCGGAAGCGCGACGGTCTCCTCGAACGTCGGCTATGTCCTCGACGGCACCTACCGCTCCTGGAGTGCCCGTAGCGAAGGGAAGGTTGCGAGTAACGGGAAGGCCGGGGACGCCCAGAACAAAGAGAGTGTCAGGAAGGAGGGGAGCGACGCACGCAGCGGGAAGGATGTCGAAGAGGTCGAGGAGATCGACCAGGCGATCCGCACCGCTCTCGAACGCCTCCGCCCCCTGGCTTCCTTCGCGACCCTGCCCGCCGCCTTCGAGATCGAGCCGAACCCCACCATGCCCGGCCGCTTCTACGTCGGCGCGATCCTCCCCCTCCTCACCGGCAACGCCGCCGCGACCCACGCCGCCCTCGCAGCCGGCCGCGAGCACTTCGCCCGCCACGCCCCTGACATCCGCGCCCAGTGCGAAGCCTTCGCTGACCGCGTCCTCGCGCGAATGTCCGAGCCTCCTGTTCGCTGAGTCGACCCATAAAAAGTTGAAGCCGGACGCCTTCGCGGACCTCGCGTCCGGCCGCTCAGGTCCCCTCGGGATCCTCCTTGCGGCGAATAAAATGAAGCGGGGAGGGAGCTTCATGAGAGATCGGCGCCTCGGGCGCGAGCGACTGCGGCTTCTCCTGGCGCTGTTCTCGTTCGCGCTCGTCCTGCTCTTCCATGGCGCACCGCCGGCCCTGGGGCAGGCCTCGAACGGGGAGCTCATCGACGTTCGTACGGGTTTCGCGCGCCTGACCGTAAAGGATGAAGGGGCTCGGCCACAGTCTTCCGACGTCCAGGTCTCGTGGAAGGGCACGAATCAGGCCGTTCGGGAGGTTCTGGGTGGGCCCGACAGCGCGATCGAAGTTGGCATTGCACTCGACCTCTCGGCGAGCATGCAACGGAACCTGGAGTCGATGAAGAGCGCGCTCCGCGAATTCATCCGATCGGAGCTATCCGCGGCCGACCGTGTATTCATCGTGAGCTTCTCGGATCGAATCGAGCTCGTGACGGAAGGTCTCGACACTTCGCTGAGCTCGATCGCGAATTTGTCGATCGACGACCGGCCAGGAGTTCGGCCCACCCGATTCTTCGATGGCGTGGACGGAGCGCTATCGCACTTTCGGAACTCCTCCCCCCGCGCCGTCTTGCTGGTCGCGTCCGACGGCTGCGACTCATTGAACGAGGACGACGCCGGCGAGCGCATCCTCCATCGTGCCGCCAACCTGGCGATTCCCGTCGTCCTGATCGCTCCTGGCCGCCGAGATTGCCGCAACACGACCTGCAAGCCGACAGGTTCGGGCGAGTGGGCCTGTTCCGATGACGTGTCGTCGACCATCCCCAGCGTCCGTCTTCGCGACCGGGACCCCGCCAACCCGACCCGCGGACCCATCGACGTTCCCGCGGACTCCCTGACCTCGCCAGCCACGATGGCCCGCGACAAGTTCGTCGGCCGCCTCAAAGCCGGCGGAGGAGGCTTCCTTATCGCCCGGTCGGACGCCGAATGGACTCGAGAGCTCAACACTGTCCGCTCCCTCCTCGACCGCCAATGGACCGTCGTCTTCGAACCCAGTTCAGCGGCGCTCCAGAGCTCAGAAGTGCAGGTCAGAGTCCGCAAGCGCTCTCAGCCCAAGACGTCCGAGTGAAGGGTGGGGAATATGTTCTGTTGGGAATAGGTGCCCCCGAATAGGAGGTCGACAGGAGAAGGCTGTAACACCCTGAAGAGGTGCTGAAGAGGTGCCTCCCGATTCTCGAGAGGTGCCTCGCTGCGAGACCGACCTTTGCGGCGCGGAGCGCTATTCAACTGCTCGTCGGGCGAGTCTTGGCAGCGGAGTCGAGGCGCGTGAATCGAGGGCTGGGGCGCGAGGGGGGTACTTTGCCCTGGATCGTTCGGCGGGTGACCTCGACCAGCGCCCTGCCGGCGGGCACGTAGCGTTGTCGTCGTGCCATTCAACGTAAGGACGGAATTTGGACCGGCAATCTCGCGCGACCTGGCCCTATAAGACTCGCCGTGGGAATCGGGTAGCACCTCTGCAGCCCCTCTGCCGCTGGCACCTCGGCAGCAGGCTGGGATGCGATCGTTGTCCTCGTTGACAATGGCGTTCACGCCACTTTCCTCCGAGCACTGGGACGGGCCAGTGCCCGGGGGGGGCGAGGCGAGAGCGCCGGGGTCCCCGGCGCTGAAGATCGTGCCT
Proteins encoded:
- a CDS encoding ABC transporter permease, producing MVVSENIRIAFRALRANKMRSMLTTLGIIIGVAAVIAVVSIVQGLQFMITKELQGVGATYVMVLPKVEQNQGPGVLARQVKLTWDDGQAIRDRISGIRLITPLIAAPAQLVKYGERQHTVQYLFGVSQDWPEVNNHEVDQGRFFSRVDMVHRRKVAVIGQKVAEELGLTDPVGKEVYVGSLPVSIIGVMEKRGQALGQNMDDLVFIPFDTAVNLLGRSAGDQIQLRLQAVDAASVDQVKDGITQLLRQRHKIAEGQPNDFDVMLQDEILKSVGSILGMITTVIGAVVGVALLVGGIGIMNIMLVSVTERTREIGVRKAVGARRQDILVQFMIEAVTLSLVGGGIGLAAGWGLGALVSSLLPGDWPPAHVPFWAILIAVGFSAVVGIFFGIYPAGKASRLDPIDALRYE
- a CDS encoding VWA domain-containing protein; the protein is MRDRRLGRERLRLLLALFSFALVLLFHGAPPALGQASNGELIDVRTGFARLTVKDEGARPQSSDVQVSWKGTNQAVREVLGGPDSAIEVGIALDLSASMQRNLESMKSALREFIRSELSAADRVFIVSFSDRIELVTEGLDTSLSSIANLSIDDRPGVRPTRFFDGVDGALSHFRNSSPRAVLLVASDGCDSLNEDDAGERILHRAANLAIPVVLIAPGRRDCRNTTCKPTGSGEWACSDDVSSTIPSVRLRDRDPANPTRGPIDVPADSLTSPATMARDKFVGRLKAGGGGFLIARSDAEWTRELNTVRSLLDRQWTVVFEPSSAALQSSEVQVRVRKRSQPKTSE